From the Solanum stenotomum isolate F172 chromosome 4, ASM1918654v1, whole genome shotgun sequence genome, one window contains:
- the LOC125861689 gene encoding sphinganine C4-monooxygenase 1-like, whose translation MEQVIGDDGESGGDRHASIFVIGRQLFVAMLMLDTWQYFMHQYMHQNKFLYKHIHAQHHQLIVPYAFGALYNHPLEGLILDTIGGALAFLVSGMSPRTSIFFFSFVTIKTVDDHCGLWLPGNLFHIFFKNNSAYHDIHHQLYGTKYNYSQPFFVTWDRILGTYMPYELERRPEGGFEAKPIKDCKEH comes from the exons ATGGAGCAGGTCATAGGAGATGATGGTGAATCTGGTGGGGATCGACACGCTTCAATCTTTGTTATTGGCAGACAGTTATTTGTTGCCATGTTGATGTTAGATACTtggcaatattttatgcatcAGTACATGCACCAAAACAAGTTCTTGTACAAACATATCCATGCTCAACATCACCAGTTAATTGTTCCGTATGCATTTGGAGCTTTGTACAACCACCCTTTAGAGGGTCTGATTCTTGACACAATCGGCGGGGCTCTAGCTTTCCTCGTCTCTGGCATGTCACCACGTACCTCCatcttctttttctcatttGTTACGATCAAGACGGTTGATGATCATTGCGGACTATGGTTGCCCGGAAATCTCTTTCATATCTTCTTTAAAAACAACTCCGCTTACCATGATATCCATCACCAACTTTATGGGACCAAGTATAACTATTCACAGCCTTTCTTTGTGACGTGGGACAGGATACTTGG TACTTACATGCCATATGAACTTGAGAGGAGACCTGAAGGAGGTTTTGAAGCTAAGCCTATTAAAGATTGCAAGGAACATTGA